A stretch of DNA from Allomeiothermus silvanus DSM 9946:
ATGAGTTCGCCGCCCACGCCCAGCTTGCGGGCTTCGCGGTCTACCAACACTCCCTTGGAAGTGGAGATGATAGCCATCCCCAAGCCCTTACGCACCACGGGAACCTGCCCCGCGGTGACGTACACGCGGCGCCCCGGACGGCTCACCCGCCGGATGTGCTGGATCACTTTCTCGCGGCGGGGGCCGTACTTGAGGGCAAGCCGCAAAACCGGTTTGCCCTCCACCTCCACCTTCTCGTAGCCCTTCAAGAAGCCCTCGCGTACCAAGATGCGGGCGATTTCCTCCTTGAAGCGGCTGGCCGGAACGTCCACGCTCTCCTTGTGCACGATGAGCGCATTACGAATCCGGGTCAGCATGTCGGCAATCGGATCGCTGTTCATTGATCACTCTCCATTTATCGCTTTTGGCCAAAGCGCGGTATCGGAAGAAGCCATCCGACCGTACGCTTCGCTTAGGTCACACCTCGCTACAGCTACCTGCGACCTTACCAACTGGCCTTCCCTACGCCGGGGAGCTGGCCCTTGTGGGCTAGCTCGCGGATGCAGATGCGGCACAGGCCGAAGTAGCGGTAGACCGCACGGGGGCGGCCACAGCGCTCGCAACGGGTATAAGCCCGCACGCTGAACTTGGGCGTACGCTTGGCTTTGACAACCATCGAAGTTTTTGCCATGTTTCTCCTATCCGCCCGAAAGCGAACCTTTCTAGTCTACTTCCTGAAGGGGAATCCGAGAAGCTCCAGGAGGGCTTTGGCTTCCTCGTCGGTCTTGGCCGTGGTGACCACCGCGATATCCATCCCCCGCACCGCGTCTACCATGTCATAGGTGATCTCGGGGAAAATGGCCTGTTCGCGCAAGCCCATGTTGTAGTTACCCCGCCCATCGAAGCCGTTGGGGTTGATCCCGCGGAAGTCGCGGATGCGCGGCAGTGCCGTGTGCAGGAGTTTCTCCAAAAAGATCCACATGCGGTCGCCCCGCAACGTCACGCGTAGGCCGATGGGCATCCCCTGGCGCAGCTTGAAGTTAGAGATGGACTTTTTGGCGCGGGTCACGGCGGGGCGCTGCCCGGTGATGATGGCCAGTTCCTGGCCAGCCTTCTCGAGGATTCGGCTATCTTCCTTGGCCTCACCCAGCCCCTGGTTGACTACCACCTTGGTGATCCGGGGAGCAGCCCAGATGTTGTCGTAGCCGAAACGCTTGATCAGCTCGGGGCGCACCACCTCGGTGTAATGGGTTTTGAGCTGTACGTCCAGCGGCATCGTTTACCTCTTCTCCTGGGTGTCAAGCGACCCCTCACAGTGGACGCAGACACGGATCTTGCTGCCGTTCTCGAGCACCTTTTTACGAATGCGGGTGGGCTTGCCACAGCTCGGGCAGAGCGGGCGCACCTTGGAGGCGTGCAGCGGGGCCTCCTGTTCGGAGAAACCACCTTGCGGGCGCTGGGGGGTGGGGCGCACGGCCTTCTTGATGATGTTGACCCCCTCCACGATCACCGCCTGCTTGGAGGGCAGCACCGCCTTGACCTTGCCTTTTTCACCCTTGTGGGAGCCCGAGACCACCACCACGGTATCGCCCTTTTTGACGTGAATCTTGCTCTTTTCCATAGCTTCCTTACAAGACTTCGGGCGCAAGCGAGACGATCTTCATGAAGCCCTTTTCGCGCAGTTCACGGGCCACCGGCCCAAAAACGCGGGTACCGCGGGGCTCCATCTGGTTGTTTATGATCACCGCAGCGTTGGTGTCGAAGCGGATGGCCGAGCCGTCAGGGCGCTTGACCTCCTTGGTGGTGCGTACCACCACTGCCTTGACCACCTCGCCCTCCTTGACCATGCCCCGCGGGATAGCTTCTTTGACTGAAGCCACGATGATGTCGCCCACGCTGGCATATTTGCGGTTCGAACCGCCCATCACCCGGATACAGGCGATCCGGCGGGCTCCGGTGTTATCGGCTACCTCCAGTTGGGTCTCCTGCTGGATCATGCTCCACCCCTTTCCTTACGCAGCAGGTAGCGCTCGACTAAGTCTAAGCGGCCTTCCTCGAGCCGCCTCACCACCCGAAAGCGCTTTCTGGCCGACATCGGGCGGGACTCGATGATCTCCACAACGTCACCGGTCTTATACTGGTCGGTTTCGTCATGGGCAAGGTACTTCTTGGACTGCTTGATGACCTTGCCGTAGAGGGGGTGCTGCATCTGGCGCTCGACCAAGACGGTGACGGTTTTGGCCGCCTTGTCGCTCACCACCACACCAGTTAGGGTCTTCTTCGGCATGCTATTTCCTCTTTTCCCCGAGCACCGTCAGAAGCCGCGCGATCTCGGTCTTGGTCTCGCGGATGCGGTGATTTTTGTCGAGCTGTCCGATCGAGGCCTGGAAGCGCAGTTCCATCAGCTCCTTCTTGCGGGCCTGTACCTCGCGGTCAAGTTCCGCTACCGATAGTTTGCGCATCTCACTGAGCTTCATCGTAGGCATCGCGTCTCACCACCTTGGTCGTGACGGGCAGCTTGTGCCCGGCCAGGCGCAGAGCCTCTTTGGCTTGTTCTTCTGTAACCCCGGCCACTTCGAACATCACCCGGCCCGGTTTAACCACTGCTACCCAGCCCTCGACGTTCCCCTTTCCCTTACCCATGCGGACTTCCAGAGGCTTCTTGGTGAAGGGCTTGTCGGGGAAGATGCGGATGTAGATCTTGCCGCCGCGGCGGAAGTGGCGCACCATTGCCACCCGGGCCGCTTCGATCTGCTGGCTGGTGACCCAGGCCGCTTCCATCGAGACCAGCCCGAACTCGCCGAAGGCTACGTAGTCGCCACCCTTGGCGGCCCCAGCCCGGCGGCCCCGGTGCTGCTTACGGTATTTGAGTCGCTTGGGCATCAGCATGGCTTACTCCTCCTTGGCGCCGCGCTCAGTGCGCTGTACCCGCACAGCGGGGCGGCGGCGCTTAGGACGGCCCTCTCCCTCACCCTTGGGGGCGGCAGGTCGGGCCGCAGCAGCGGCCTTTTTGGAGCCGATCTGCTCACCCATAAAGACGTACACCTTTACGCCCAACGAGCCGTAGGTGGTCTCGGCCCGAGCAGTCCCATAGTCGAGATTGGCGCGCAGGGTGTGCAAGGGCACCCGGCCCTCGGCGGCCCACTCGGTGCGGGCCTGCTCGGCCCCGCCGATGCGGCCACTGACTACGATCTTGGCTCCCAGCGCCCCCGACTCACGGATGCGCTGTACAGCCTGCTTGATAGCCCGCCGCACTGCGAAGCGGCGCTCGAT
This window harbors:
- a CDS encoding type Z 30S ribosomal protein S14, which translates into the protein MAKTSMVVKAKRTPKFSVRAYTRCERCGRPRAVYRYFGLCRICIRELAHKGQLPGVGKASW
- the rpsC gene encoding 30S ribosomal protein S3 codes for the protein MGNKINPVGLRLGITREWESRWYAGKKDYSKLLIQDRQIRSLIEKELAPAGLARIDIERAADNVAVTVYAAKPGVVIGRGGETIKRLRETLQNKFPGKTVALNVQEVGNPNLSAPLVAQRVAEQIERRFAVRRAIKQAVQRIRESGALGAKIVVSGRIGGAEQARTEWAAEGRVPLHTLRANLDYGTARAETTYGSLGVKVYVFMGEQIGSKKAAAAARPAAPKGEGEGRPKRRRPAVRVQRTERGAKEE
- the rpsH gene encoding 30S ribosomal protein S8; amino-acid sequence: MNSDPIADMLTRIRNALIVHKESVDVPASRFKEEIARILVREGFLKGYEKVEVEGKPVLRLALKYGPRREKVIQHIRRVSRPGRRVYVTAGQVPVVRKGLGMAIISTSKGVLVDREARKLGVGGELICEVW
- the rplP gene encoding 50S ribosomal protein L16, encoding MLMPKRLKYRKQHRGRRAGAAKGGDYVAFGEFGLVSMEAAWVTSQQIEAARVAMVRHFRRGGKIYIRIFPDKPFTKKPLEVRMGKGKGNVEGWVAVVKPGRVMFEVAGVTEEQAKEALRLAGHKLPVTTKVVRRDAYDEAQ
- the rpsQ gene encoding 30S ribosomal protein S17, translating into MPKKTLTGVVVSDKAAKTVTVLVERQMQHPLYGKVIKQSKKYLAHDETDQYKTGDVVEIIESRPMSARKRFRVVRRLEEGRLDLVERYLLRKERGGA
- the rplE gene encoding 50S ribosomal protein L5, producing MPLDVQLKTHYTEVVRPELIKRFGYDNIWAAPRITKVVVNQGLGEAKEDSRILEKAGQELAIITGQRPAVTRAKKSISNFKLRQGMPIGLRVTLRGDRMWIFLEKLLHTALPRIRDFRGINPNGFDGRGNYNMGLREQAIFPEITYDMVDAVRGMDIAVVTTAKTDEEAKALLELLGFPFRK
- the rplX gene encoding 50S ribosomal protein L24, giving the protein MEKSKIHVKKGDTVVVVSGSHKGEKGKVKAVLPSKQAVIVEGVNIIKKAVRPTPQRPQGGFSEQEAPLHASKVRPLCPSCGKPTRIRKKVLENGSKIRVCVHCEGSLDTQEKR
- the rplN gene encoding 50S ribosomal protein L14 — its product is MIQQETQLEVADNTGARRIACIRVMGGSNRKYASVGDIIVASVKEAIPRGMVKEGEVVKAVVVRTTKEVKRPDGSAIRFDTNAAVIINNQMEPRGTRVFGPVARELREKGFMKIVSLAPEVL
- the rpmC gene encoding 50S ribosomal protein L29, yielding MPTMKLSEMRKLSVAELDREVQARKKELMELRFQASIGQLDKNHRIRETKTEIARLLTVLGEKRK